The following are from one region of the Cetobacterium somerae genome:
- a CDS encoding MotA/TolQ/ExbB proton channel family protein — MIDIIKAGGPLMSVIIFLSVAGLSVILERGYYFFKNEKDNGELLINHLEKFIKNNERERAIKACDCFKNTSAKVMKTILIEYNGEKMNCCTYDYLEEKARECALREMPKLEKNMWILALAANVTPLAGLLGTVTGMIGAFTAMSKHGAGDPTVLAFGISQALITTASGLIVAIPALIFYNFYQKKIEKALVDMEKNVVEFINILRKM; from the coding sequence ATGATAGATATAATCAAAGCAGGAGGACCATTAATGTCTGTAATAATATTTTTATCAGTAGCAGGTCTTAGTGTGATATTAGAAAGAGGATATTACTTCTTTAAAAATGAAAAAGATAACGGAGAACTTTTAATAAATCATTTAGAGAAATTTATTAAAAATAATGAAAGAGAAAGAGCTATAAAAGCATGCGATTGCTTTAAAAATACATCGGCAAAAGTAATGAAAACAATTTTAATAGAATACAATGGTGAAAAAATGAATTGTTGCACTTATGATTATTTAGAAGAGAAAGCAAGAGAGTGTGCTTTAAGAGAGATGCCAAAATTAGAAAAAAATATGTGGATTTTAGCTTTAGCAGCTAATGTAACTCCGTTAGCAGGATTATTAGGAACTGTAACAGGAATGATTGGAGCATTTACAGCTATGTCAAAACATGGAGCAGGAGATCCAACAGTTCTAGCTTTTGGAATTTCTCAAGCCTTAATCACAACAGCATCAGGTTTAATCGTAGCGATACCGGCTTTAATATTTTATAACTTCTATCAAAAAAAAATTGAGAAAGCATTAGTTGATATGGAAAAAAATGTAGTTGAATTTATAAATATTTTAAGAAAGATGTAG
- a CDS encoding energy transducer TonB, with product MKFFIFSIVLHIFIFIFGFSLDSNKSFEINNIGNDFSTPSISVNFNSMQITPQLQPTESSDEILKEVLEEKVEEKIDKTKIEEKKREVIKKENKKNSKPKKVLEKKKNELTKKSQQSENTNTPTNTNTDLIELSQGVFAAKNQGVQGLKYSFISQPDPEYPLAAKRVSYTKEVSIKVRFLVGLNGEIEDIKFYSDKDSLGFQKEVEKTLNKWKLTTVTLNNKPIKLYFYKEFKFNQK from the coding sequence ATGAAGTTTTTTATTTTTTCAATAGTTTTACATATATTTATATTTATTTTTGGTTTTTCTTTAGATTCAAATAAAAGTTTTGAAATTAATAATATTGGGAATGATTTTAGTACTCCATCTATCTCTGTTAATTTCAATTCAATGCAAATAACTCCACAATTGCAACCAACTGAGTCATCAGATGAAATTCTAAAAGAGGTTTTAGAAGAAAAGGTAGAAGAAAAAATAGATAAAACTAAAATTGAGGAGAAAAAAAGAGAAGTTATAAAGAAAGAGAATAAAAAAAATTCTAAACCTAAAAAAGTTTTAGAAAAAAAGAAAAACGAACTCACTAAAAAATCTCAACAATCAGAAAATACAAATACACCTACAAATACTAATACTGATTTAATTGAGCTCTCACAAGGTGTATTTGCTGCTAAAAATCAAGGGGTCCAAGGACTTAAATATTCTTTTATTTCTCAACCTGATCCAGAGTATCCTTTAGCTGCTAAAAGAGTATCATACACTAAAGAAGTTTCTATTAAGGTTAGATTTCTTGTGGGATTAAATGGTGAAATTGAAGATATTAAATTTTACAGTGATAAAGATAGTTTAGGTTTCCAAAAAGAAGTCGAAAAAACTTTAAATAAGTGGAAATTAACTACTGTAACTTTAAATAACAAACCAATAAAACTATACTTTTATAAAGAATTTAAATTTAATCAAAAATAA
- a CDS encoding flavodoxin family protein, giving the protein MKILITYSSKTGNTEKIAQAIHKGIPTASLLPISEIVNLDYDLIFVGGWIDRATFDQTALTLAKQIFDKNVAYFFTLGAYPHSEHAKDCVNNIETLLKNNNNNILGGYFCQGAIDPKLISWLSTLPSDHKMSPNEERKKRWEDAKSHPDQLDLNKATEFSLDIISKYK; this is encoded by the coding sequence ATGAAAATACTTATTACATATTCATCAAAAACTGGAAATACAGAAAAAATAGCTCAAGCTATTCATAAAGGTATTCCAACTGCTAGCCTTTTACCTATCTCTGAAATTGTAAACTTAGATTATGATTTAATTTTTGTAGGAGGTTGGATTGACAGGGCCACTTTTGATCAAACAGCATTAACTTTAGCTAAACAAATTTTTGATAAAAATGTTGCATACTTCTTTACTTTAGGTGCTTATCCACACTCTGAACATGCTAAAGATTGTGTTAACAACATTGAAACTCTATTAAAAAATAATAATAACAATATTTTAGGCGGATACTTTTGTCAAGGAGCCATTGATCCAAAGTTAATCTCTTGGTTATCAACACTTCCATCTGATCACAAAATGTCTCCAAACGAAGAAAGAAAAAAAAGATGGGAAGATGCTAAATCACATCCAGATCAATTGGATTTAAATAAAGCTACTGAATTTAGTTTAGATATTATTTCTAAGTACAAATAA
- the hutX gene encoding heme utilization cystosolic carrier protein HutX has protein sequence MKNKINEMLVNDEKASLNKIAKELDISIIEVLREAPTVKKYDTEKIDDLFDILRGWEKVFLLVVTPSFVLEIQDKFPKGFYAHGFLNFHDKNSTIGGHLSVGKIKEIFLVKDIMFGRESYSIKFFGEDEREIFAVYVPRNEKKELIEECLESFKSL, from the coding sequence ATGAAAAATAAAATAAACGAGATGCTGGTAAATGATGAAAAGGCTTCTTTAAATAAAATAGCTAAAGAATTAGATATTTCAATAATTGAAGTTTTAAGAGAGGCACCAACTGTAAAAAAATATGATACAGAAAAAATCGATGACTTGTTCGATATATTAAGAGGGTGGGAAAAGGTATTTTTATTAGTTGTTACTCCAAGTTTTGTATTAGAAATACAAGATAAGTTTCCAAAAGGATTTTATGCTCATGGATTCTTGAATTTCCACGATAAAAATTCAACAATAGGCGGACATTTAAGTGTGGGAAAAATAAAAGAGATTTTTTTAGTAAAAGATATAATGTTTGGAAGAGAGAGTTATTCTATAAAATTCTTTGGAGAGGATGAAAGGGAGATATTTGCAGTGTATGTTCCAAGAAATGAGAAGAAAGAGTTAATTGAAGAGTGTTTAGAAAGTTTTAAAAGTTTATAA
- a CDS encoding YihY/virulence factor BrkB family protein — translation MIIKFINKIKDYINELQLTHFYSQMKGALENYKRSNSNLWANTLCYFTTLSFIPVLAIAFSIGRWFGIDNYYLKQLTESSPLNEETVNLILETTQNLLQNTRSGIIAGVGFLSLGWVIVSMFSVIEKALNSIWGIRKTRGVFRKVTDYFIVFLMLPVSVIGANILTNLKTDIFYSKHIIQLIAPYLALWIFFVFFYTVLPNTKVNLVPTLWSSFIISFLLNQSNMLLVRLQIIITTYNKIYGSFSVLLLSLIWLKIVWFLILIGAHFSYILQNRDSLGKIGIIKKINFISKYKVAQKVLLALMENYLKNNKPISAIEISESLKIPTELTRGILDMLKKMGYISTIECETTDEKNYKLTMSVEIITFKKLYEDMENFGENYVIDEVKFNENLKIIEYFKNI, via the coding sequence ATGATTATAAAATTTATAAATAAAATAAAAGATTATATAAATGAGTTACAACTGACTCATTTTTATAGTCAAATGAAGGGAGCTTTAGAAAACTACAAAAGATCAAATTCAAACTTATGGGCAAATACCTTATGTTATTTTACAACATTATCTTTTATACCTGTTTTAGCGATAGCGTTTAGTATTGGAAGATGGTTTGGAATAGATAATTATTATCTTAAGCAACTAACGGAGAGTTCGCCGTTAAATGAGGAGACAGTAAATCTTATACTAGAAACAACTCAAAATTTGCTCCAAAATACTAGAAGTGGAATTATTGCTGGAGTAGGATTTTTATCATTAGGTTGGGTTATCGTATCAATGTTTTCTGTGATTGAAAAAGCATTAAATAGCATATGGGGAATTAGAAAAACAAGAGGTGTTTTTAGGAAAGTGACTGATTATTTTATTGTTTTTTTAATGTTACCAGTAAGTGTGATTGGAGCGAATATATTAACTAACCTAAAAACTGACATATTTTACAGCAAACATATAATACAATTAATAGCACCATATTTAGCATTGTGGATATTTTTTGTATTTTTTTATACTGTTCTTCCAAATACAAAAGTAAATTTGGTTCCAACTCTTTGGAGTAGTTTTATAATTTCATTTTTGTTAAATCAAAGTAATATGTTATTAGTAAGATTACAGATAATAATAACAACATATAATAAAATCTATGGAAGTTTTTCAGTTCTGTTACTTTCCTTAATATGGTTAAAAATTGTATGGTTTTTAATTTTAATAGGAGCACACTTTTCATATATTTTACAAAATAGAGATAGTTTAGGAAAAATTGGAATAATAAAAAAAATAAATTTTATTTCAAAGTATAAAGTTGCTCAAAAAGTATTACTAGCATTGATGGAAAATTATTTAAAAAATAATAAACCAATATCTGCTATAGAGATATCTGAAAGTTTAAAAATACCGACAGAGTTAACTAGAGGAATTTTAGATATGTTAAAAAAAATGGGCTATATTTCAACGATTGAATGTGAAACAACAGATGAAAAAAATTATAAACTAACAATGAGTGTAGAGATAATAACATTTAAAAAACTATATGAAGATATGGAAAATTTTGGAGAAAATTATGTGATAGATGAAGTTAAATTTAATGAAAATTTAAAAATAATTGAATATTTTAAAAATATTTGA
- a CDS encoding PTS transporter subunit EIIC: MDNQSIAREIIEKLGSKDNIVVINNCMTRVRVSVKDNDKVDFENLDEIPGVIKVIKDDTIQVVVGPGKSKKIADEMKKLCGEISASNDEWKKTKESVKSKQSKFSSVLRRLANIFIPLIPAIIGAGLLNGIAGYFQNVYTAEGIKDMPMWITFFQTLGSGLFAYFAIFVGINSANEFGATPALGGVIGAITISGNINIFSKALGLYNAEVPLNSILIPGKGGIIGVIIGVAILAWVEKQLRKIIPDFLDTILTPMISLLIVGTLTIFAIMPFAGVVSDGIIKVFSFFIMSEGPMAIIGGFILAASFLPLLMVGLHHGLIPFYMVQLTQFGSISLFPILCMAGGGQIGGAAAIYIKAKNNKKLRDIIRSAMPVAILGIGEPMLYGVTLPLGKPFITASIAGGIGGAFLAATKVQTIAFGPAGITAIPLVVPGKILYYIIGLGISYIAGFIITYFFGIPKDIDEAI, from the coding sequence ATGGATAATCAATCAATTGCAAGAGAGATAATTGAAAAATTGGGGTCAAAAGATAATATAGTAGTTATAAATAATTGTATGACAAGAGTAAGAGTTTCTGTTAAGGATAACGATAAAGTAGATTTTGAAAACTTAGATGAAATTCCAGGAGTTATAAAAGTAATAAAAGATGATACTATTCAAGTAGTTGTAGGACCAGGAAAAAGTAAAAAAATAGCAGATGAAATGAAAAAACTTTGTGGAGAAATATCAGCTAGTAATGATGAATGGAAAAAAACAAAAGAGAGTGTAAAGTCAAAGCAAAGTAAATTCTCTTCAGTATTAAGAAGATTAGCAAATATATTTATTCCATTAATTCCAGCGATAATAGGAGCAGGTCTTTTAAATGGGATAGCAGGATATTTTCAAAATGTATACACGGCAGAAGGAATAAAAGATATGCCTATGTGGATAACATTTTTTCAAACTTTAGGTAGTGGTTTATTTGCATATTTCGCAATATTTGTGGGTATAAATTCAGCTAATGAGTTTGGAGCAACACCTGCTTTAGGTGGAGTTATTGGAGCAATAACAATAAGTGGTAATATAAATATATTTTCAAAAGCATTGGGATTATATAACGCAGAAGTACCGTTAAATAGTATTTTAATTCCAGGTAAAGGTGGAATAATAGGTGTAATAATAGGTGTTGCAATTTTAGCTTGGGTTGAAAAGCAACTAAGAAAAATTATACCAGATTTTTTAGATACAATTTTAACTCCTATGATTTCATTATTAATAGTTGGAACATTAACAATATTTGCAATAATGCCTTTTGCAGGAGTAGTTTCAGATGGAATTATAAAAGTATTTTCATTTTTTATAATGAGTGAAGGACCGATGGCGATAATAGGTGGATTTATATTAGCAGCATCGTTTTTACCTCTATTAATGGTTGGATTACATCATGGACTAATACCATTTTATATGGTTCAACTAACACAATTTGGAAGTATCTCGTTATTTCCTATACTTTGTATGGCAGGTGGAGGACAAATAGGTGGAGCTGCAGCAATTTATATAAAAGCAAAAAATAATAAAAAACTAAGAGATATAATAAGATCTGCAATGCCAGTTGCAATATTAGGAATAGGAGAACCGATGCTTTATGGAGTAACACTTCCGTTAGGAAAACCGTTCATAACAGCTTCAATAGCAGGGGGAATAGGTGGAGCATTTTTAGCAGCTACAAAAGTACAAACAATAGCATTTGGACCAGCAGGAATAACAGCTATTCCATTAGTTGTTCCAGGAAAAATTTTATATTATATAATTGGATTAGGAATATCTTATATAGCAGGATTTATAATAACGTATTTCTTTGGAATTCCAAAAGATATTGATGAAGCTATATAA
- the murQ gene encoding N-acetylmuramic acid 6-phosphate etherase, protein MEKILEGKTTETRNLKSMNMDSMSIKEILTLINEEDKRVPESIQEVIPKIEKAVKLIIEAFNNNGRLIYMGAGTSGRLGVLDAVECPPTFGVDKTKVMGLIAGGEKAFVEAQEGAEDSKELAIEELNEIELTSNDIVCGIAASGRTPYAIGGIEYAKKLGCKTIAIACNKRSKIGEIADVAIEVEVGPEVLTGSTRMKAGTAQKLILNMISTASMTGIGKVYENLMVDLKITNIKLQERAKNNVMQITGCSYEVAQEALEKANNQVKVAIVMVLLKCNKEEALERLNESKGFIREAVK, encoded by the coding sequence ATGGAAAAGATATTGGAAGGAAAAACAACAGAAACAAGAAATTTAAAGAGTATGAACATGGATAGTATGAGTATAAAAGAGATTCTAACACTTATAAATGAAGAAGATAAAAGAGTTCCAGAAAGTATTCAAGAGGTTATTCCAAAGATTGAGAAAGCTGTAAAATTAATAATAGAAGCTTTTAATAATAATGGAAGATTGATATATATGGGAGCTGGAACAAGTGGAAGATTAGGGGTTTTAGATGCTGTGGAATGTCCTCCAACGTTTGGAGTAGATAAAACAAAAGTAATGGGATTGATAGCAGGAGGAGAAAAAGCTTTTGTAGAAGCTCAAGAAGGGGCTGAAGATTCTAAAGAATTAGCTATAGAAGAGTTAAATGAAATAGAATTGACATCAAATGATATAGTTTGTGGAATAGCAGCATCAGGAAGAACACCTTATGCAATAGGTGGAATTGAATATGCAAAAAAGTTAGGTTGTAAAACAATAGCAATTGCGTGTAATAAGAGAAGTAAAATTGGAGAGATAGCAGATGTGGCAATAGAGGTAGAAGTAGGTCCTGAAGTTTTAACAGGGTCTACAAGAATGAAAGCAGGGACAGCTCAAAAATTAATTTTAAATATGATTAGTACTGCTTCAATGACAGGGATAGGAAAAGTTTATGAAAATTTAATGGTAGATTTGAAAATTACTAACATAAAGTTGCAGGAGAGAGCAAAAAATAACGTGATGCAAATAACGGGGTGTAGTTATGAAGTCGCTCAAGAAGCATTAGAAAAAGCTAATAATCAAGTAAAAGTAGCAATTGTAATGGTTTTATTAAAATGTAATAAAGAAGAAGCATTAGAAAGATTAAATGAATCTAAAGGTTTTATAAGAGAAGCAGTAAAATAA
- a CDS encoding MurR/RpiR family transcriptional regulator, whose amino-acid sequence MIENIIKSMKNNLSESEKTIATYVVKNKNLIGEITSTELAKKIGVSQSSIIKFIKKIGFSGYIAFKLQLERDLENKKSSSKNKIHSDIDLEDSLEEVTKKTLAETIEALNSTVGVIDYKNFETIIEKIRESGRILIIGAGMSSIVARDLELKLMKIKIDTVHYDSKQMQLMKLSTMNEKDLVIAISHRGETQEVLDVVKIAKDMKVCVVSITSIGKNSLSSLSDYNIGVVSKESILRSSAISSRMAQMIILDSIFLRLMQKDYRKVKKYIEKSKKIVGWVEK is encoded by the coding sequence ATGATTGAAAATATTATAAAAAGTATGAAAAATAACTTATCTGAAAGTGAAAAAACAATTGCTACATATGTTGTTAAAAATAAAAATTTGATAGGAGAGATTACTTCGACAGAGTTAGCTAAAAAAATAGGAGTAAGTCAATCTTCAATTATTAAATTTATAAAAAAAATAGGATTTTCAGGATATATAGCATTTAAATTACAATTAGAAAGAGATTTAGAAAATAAAAAAAGTTCATCAAAAAATAAAATACATAGTGATATAGACTTAGAAGATTCTTTAGAAGAGGTTACAAAAAAAACATTAGCAGAAACTATAGAAGCTTTAAATAGTACTGTGGGAGTAATTGATTATAAAAATTTTGAAACTATTATAGAAAAAATTAGAGAAAGCGGTCGTATTTTAATAATAGGTGCGGGAATGTCATCTATTGTAGCTAGAGATTTAGAGTTAAAATTAATGAAAATAAAAATAGATACTGTTCACTATGATAGTAAACAGATGCAACTTATGAAACTTTCAACGATGAATGAAAAAGATTTAGTTATAGCAATATCTCATAGAGGAGAAACGCAAGAAGTTTTAGATGTTGTAAAAATTGCTAAAGATATGAAAGTTTGTGTTGTATCAATAACATCAATTGGCAAAAATAGTCTTTCTTCTTTAAGTGATTATAATATTGGGGTTGTTTCTAAAGAAAGTATATTAAGAAGTTCAGCAATTTCATCGAGAATGGCGCAAATGATAATACTAGATAGTATTTTTTTAAGATTAATGCAAAAAGATTATAGAAAAGTAAAAAAATATATAGAAAAAAGTAAAAAAATAGTGGGATGGGTGGAGAAATAA
- the citF gene encoding citrate lyase subunit alpha: MKNILGREIPEFIEGYGNVKQYKGYLSNKDGVIKKDFKFKTISVRDSKLHTDLNKLMDKLPLKDGMVVSFHHHLRNGDFVLNMVMEEIAKRGYKNITIAASSIFPCHKGLVKMIEDKVVTQIYAAYISGPVAEAISQGKLERPAIMHTHGGRARIFESGERTIDIAFMAAPTSDEYGNINGVDGKSACGALGYAHTDAELANIVVAITDNLVEYPNTTIEINQTLVDYVLVVDAIGDPKGIVSGTTQITKNPIGLKVADLTAKFIEESGYLKNGMSFQTGAGGISLAVAAQLKNIMKQKEICGSFASGGITGYIVDMYKEGLFKALFDVQCFDLDAIKSAKENPAHITMSASMYANANNKGAVVNKLDVVILGATEIDTNFNVNVTTGSNGVIMGGSGGHSDTAAGSKLCIIVSQLVNSRISVVKDKVTTLTTPGETVDILVTERGIAINPLRKDLLEKFKDSKLPIKTIDELREIARNMTGQENEIEFEDEIVAVVEYRDGTVVDTIKKVK; the protein is encoded by the coding sequence ATGAAAAATATTTTAGGAAGAGAAATTCCTGAATTTATAGAAGGATATGGAAACGTAAAACAATATAAAGGGTATCTTTCAAATAAAGATGGAGTAATAAAAAAGGATTTTAAATTTAAAACTATATCTGTTCGAGATTCGAAATTACATACAGATTTAAATAAATTAATGGATAAATTACCATTGAAGGATGGGATGGTAGTTTCGTTTCACCACCATTTAAGAAATGGGGATTTTGTTTTAAATATGGTAATGGAAGAGATTGCAAAAAGAGGATATAAAAATATAACAATAGCAGCAAGTTCTATATTTCCTTGTCATAAAGGATTAGTAAAAATGATAGAAGATAAGGTGGTAACTCAAATATATGCAGCATATATATCTGGACCAGTAGCCGAAGCTATATCTCAAGGAAAGTTAGAAAGACCTGCTATAATGCATACACATGGTGGAAGAGCAAGAATATTTGAATCAGGAGAGAGAACTATTGATATTGCATTCATGGCAGCTCCTACAAGTGATGAATACGGAAATATAAATGGTGTAGATGGGAAATCAGCTTGTGGAGCATTAGGATATGCACATACAGATGCAGAGCTAGCGAATATAGTTGTAGCTATAACAGATAATCTAGTTGAGTATCCAAACACAACAATTGAAATAAATCAAACTTTAGTGGATTATGTTTTAGTTGTAGATGCAATAGGAGATCCGAAAGGAATTGTATCAGGAACAACTCAAATAACTAAAAATCCAATAGGATTAAAAGTTGCAGATTTAACAGCAAAATTTATTGAGGAATCTGGATACTTAAAGAATGGTATGAGTTTTCAAACTGGTGCAGGAGGAATATCTTTAGCTGTAGCAGCACAGTTAAAAAATATAATGAAGCAAAAAGAGATTTGTGGAAGTTTTGCATCTGGAGGAATAACAGGATATATTGTTGATATGTATAAAGAGGGATTGTTTAAAGCTTTGTTTGATGTTCAATGTTTTGACTTAGATGCTATAAAATCAGCTAAGGAAAATCCAGCACACATAACGATGTCAGCATCAATGTATGCTAATGCAAACAATAAAGGAGCAGTTGTAAATAAGTTAGACGTTGTTATTTTAGGAGCTACAGAGATTGATACAAACTTTAATGTAAATGTAACAACAGGATCTAATGGAGTTATAATGGGAGGATCAGGTGGACACTCTGATACAGCTGCAGGTTCAAAATTATGTATAATAGTATCACAGCTTGTTAACTCTAGAATATCTGTTGTAAAAGATAAAGTTACAACATTAACTACACCTGGTGAAACAGTTGATATTCTTGTAACTGAAAGAGGAATTGCTATAAATCCTTTAAGAAAAGATTTATTAGAAAAATTTAAAGATTCTAAACTTCCGATAAAAACAATAGATGAGTTAAGAGAAATAGCTAGAAATATGACTGGACAAGAGAATGAAATTGAATTTGAAGATGAAATAGTTGCAGTTGTTGAATATAGAGATGGTACTGTTGTAGATACAATAAAAAAAGTAAAATAA
- a CDS encoding HpcH/HpaI aldolase/citrate lyase family protein yields the protein MKLRRTMLFMPGNNPGMLQTADTFGADSVIFDLEDAVALTEKDAARILVTEAMRTMNYGETEVVIRINPLSSPFAMTDIDKMARLKPDAILLPKATPEDMEILEKELERIEKEEGFEVGTIKVHALVETAYGVETVYETIKSSNRIQAVLLGGEDLAADLAVKRTKDSEELFYARTKVVNACKALKVDAIDTPFTDTNDYEGLAADSRKAKMLGFSGKLAINPRQIDTIHEVYSPTKQEINHALRVMAAKEEAEKEGLGVFSLDGKMVDLPIINRAIQTLEIAEMIGLLD from the coding sequence GTGAAATTAAGAAGAACAATGTTATTTATGCCTGGAAATAATCCAGGGATGCTACAAACAGCAGATACATTTGGAGCAGACTCAGTAATATTTGATTTAGAGGATGCAGTTGCTTTAACAGAAAAAGATGCAGCAAGAATATTGGTAACAGAAGCTATGAGAACGATGAATTATGGAGAAACAGAAGTTGTAATAAGAATAAATCCTTTATCATCTCCATTTGCAATGACAGATATAGATAAGATGGCTAGATTAAAGCCAGATGCAATACTGCTTCCAAAGGCTACTCCAGAAGATATGGAGATTTTAGAAAAAGAGTTAGAAAGAATTGAAAAAGAGGAAGGTTTTGAAGTAGGAACTATAAAAGTTCATGCTTTAGTAGAGACAGCTTACGGAGTGGAAACTGTTTATGAAACAATAAAGTCTTCTAATAGAATTCAAGCTGTTTTATTAGGTGGAGAAGATTTAGCAGCAGATTTAGCAGTAAAAAGAACTAAAGATTCGGAAGAGTTATTTTATGCTAGAACAAAGGTAGTAAACGCTTGTAAAGCATTAAAAGTAGATGCAATAGATACACCTTTTACTGATACAAATGATTACGAAGGATTAGCTGCAGATTCGAGAAAAGCTAAAATGTTAGGATTCTCTGGAAAGTTAGCTATAAATCCAAGACAAATAGATACAATTCATGAAGTGTATTCTCCAACAAAGCAGGAGATAAATCATGCTTTAAGAGTTATGGCAGCAAAAGAAGAAGCGGAAAAAGAAGGATTAGGAGTGTTCTCTTTAGATGGAAAGATGGTTGATCTTCCAATTATAAATAGAGCTATCCAAACTTTAGAAATTGCTGAAATGATTGGATTATTAGATTAA
- the citD gene encoding citrate lyase acyl carrier protein — protein sequence MTINKPAKCGTLESNDIFIMLTPSENGISIELESVVEKQFGNHIKMVIEEKLKEMGITSVLVKAQDKGALDYTIRARIEGAVKRGC from the coding sequence ATGACAATAAATAAACCCGCTAAATGTGGAACATTAGAGTCTAATGATATATTTATAATGTTAACTCCAAGTGAAAATGGAATAAGTATTGAATTAGAAAGTGTTGTAGAAAAGCAGTTTGGAAATCATATAAAGATGGTTATTGAAGAGAAATTAAAAGAGATGGGAATTACTTCAGTTTTAGTAAAAGCTCAAGATAAAGGAGCTTTAGATTATACAATAAGAGCTAGAATTGAGGGAGCTGTTAAAAGAGGTTGTTAA
- a CDS encoding methylaspartate ammonia-lyase, translated as MRIVDVVCSAGKTGFYFDDQRAIKKGAGHDGFAYVGEPVTEGFTSIRQAGEAISVQLILEDGQVAFGDCAAVQYSGAGGRDPLFLAKDFIPVIEKEIAPKLIGKELDNFKSLAEEFDGMLLDGKRLHTAIRYGITQALLDAVAKARKVTMAEVIQKDYNTGLEISKRPIFTQSGDNRYENADKMIIKSADVLPHALINHVETKLGKNGELLLEYVGWLRDRIIHLRDSEDYTPILHIDVYGTIGAAFDGDTTKMADYLQTLVDAAKPFKLRIEGPMDVEDRDKQIEALAALTAEVDRRNMGIELVADEWCNTYEDIAAFADAKAGHVVQIKTPDLGGVNNIADAILYCNKVGIGSYCGGTCNETNRSAEVTTNIAMACGALQVLAKPGMGVDEGYMIVFNEMSRVEALVNRRK; from the coding sequence ATGAGAATAGTTGATGTAGTATGTTCAGCAGGAAAAACAGGTTTTTACTTTGATGACCAAAGAGCTATAAAAAAAGGAGCAGGGCATGATGGATTTGCTTATGTAGGAGAGCCAGTAACAGAAGGATTTACTTCAATTAGACAAGCTGGAGAAGCAATCTCTGTACAATTAATATTAGAAGATGGTCAAGTAGCATTTGGAGATTGTGCAGCAGTACAATATTCTGGTGCGGGAGGAAGAGACCCATTATTCCTAGCTAAAGATTTTATTCCAGTAATTGAAAAAGAAATCGCTCCAAAGTTAATTGGAAAAGAGTTAGATAACTTCAAATCATTAGCTGAAGAGTTTGATGGAATGTTATTAGATGGAAAAAGATTACATACTGCTATAAGATATGGAATTACTCAAGCTTTATTAGATGCTGTAGCAAAAGCTAGAAAAGTAACTATGGCTGAAGTTATTCAAAAAGACTATAATACAGGTCTAGAAATTTCAAAAAGACCTATATTCACTCAATCAGGAGATAACAGATACGAGAATGCAGACAAAATGATTATAAAATCTGCTGATGTTTTACCACATGCTTTAATAAATCATGTAGAAACAAAATTAGGTAAAAATGGAGAGTTATTACTTGAGTATGTTGGATGGTTAAGAGATAGAATAATCCACTTAAGAGATTCAGAAGATTATACTCCTATTTTACATATAGATGTATACGGAACAATTGGAGCAGCATTTGATGGAGATACAACAAAAATGGCAGACTATTTACAAACATTAGTAGATGCAGCAAAACCATTTAAATTAAGAATTGAAGGTCCTATGGACGTAGAGGATAGAGATAAGCAAATTGAAGCTTTAGCAGCATTAACAGCTGAAGTAGATAGAAGAAACATGGGAATCGAGTTAGTTGCTGATGAGTGGTGTAACACTTATGAGGATATCGCAGCTTTTGCTGATGCTAAAGCTGGACATGTAGTTCAAATAAAAACTCCAGATTTAGGAGGAGTAAATAACATAGCAGATGCAATTCTTTATTGTAATAAAGTAGGAATTGGTTCTTACTGTGGAGGAACTTGTAACGAGACTAACAGATCAGCTGAGGTTACTACAAACATAGCTATGGCATGTGGAGCTCTTCAAGTTTTAGCAAAACCAGGAATGGGTGTTGACGAAGGATACATGATTGTATTCAACGAAATGAGCAGAGTAGAAGCTTTAGTAAACAGAAGAAAGTAA